One window of Mucilaginibacter inviolabilis genomic DNA carries:
- a CDS encoding xylulokinase → MLLLGIDIGTSSVKVSVVDSASQKILASVQYPDEESPIKALHPGWAEQSPQMWWEQAQQALERCHAKKAYDPADIAAIGIAYQMHGLVLVDKDQNVLRDSIIWCDSRAVEIGDKAFATIGEEYSLSHLLNSPGNFTASKLAWVKENEPEIYSKIDKIMLPGDYIAMKLTGEITTSVSALSEGVFFDFKANGISKEIINYFGFDESLFPTINPVFSSHGTLSTSVAEKLKLKAGIPVAYKSGDQPNNALSLNVLNPGEVAATAGTSGVIYGVSNELTYDQQSRINTFAHVNYAEEQKRLGVLLCINGTGSLYRWAKYNFGAGLSYTQMNNEAKKAPLGSDGLQILPFGNGAERMLNNKQVGAHIQNIDLNLHTQAHIFRAVQEGIASAFRYGLDIMRSNGMNPTVIRAGKSNLFLSELFTETFVNATGVPVELYNNDGSVGAALGAGIGAGIYKSPAEAFNNAKPIQLIEPSTNQFEPVYQEWKELLDERLKLKG, encoded by the coding sequence GATATAGGTACGTCATCGGTTAAAGTGAGCGTTGTTGACTCGGCTAGTCAAAAAATATTGGCCTCGGTGCAATACCCCGATGAGGAATCGCCCATAAAAGCTTTACACCCCGGCTGGGCCGAACAATCGCCACAAATGTGGTGGGAGCAGGCGCAGCAAGCCCTGGAGCGCTGTCACGCAAAAAAGGCTTATGATCCGGCAGATATTGCCGCTATTGGCATTGCCTACCAGATGCACGGTCTGGTACTGGTTGATAAAGACCAAAATGTATTGCGCGATAGCATCATCTGGTGCGATAGCCGCGCTGTAGAAATTGGCGACAAAGCTTTTGCCACCATAGGTGAGGAGTACTCTTTGTCGCATCTGCTCAATTCGCCTGGTAATTTTACGGCATCAAAGCTGGCTTGGGTAAAGGAAAACGAACCCGAAATATACAGCAAAATAGATAAGATCATGCTGCCTGGCGATTATATAGCCATGAAGCTTACCGGCGAGATCACCACCTCGGTATCGGCATTATCGGAAGGGGTGTTTTTTGATTTCAAAGCTAATGGCATTTCTAAAGAGATCATCAATTATTTCGGTTTTGATGAGAGCCTTTTCCCAACAATCAACCCGGTATTTTCATCGCACGGCACTTTATCAACTTCTGTAGCAGAAAAACTGAAACTGAAAGCCGGTATCCCGGTGGCCTACAAATCAGGCGATCAGCCCAATAATGCCCTTTCCTTAAATGTGCTTAATCCGGGTGAGGTAGCTGCTACAGCAGGAACTTCGGGTGTAATATATGGTGTGAGCAACGAGCTGACCTATGATCAGCAATCGCGTATCAACACTTTTGCGCATGTGAACTATGCCGAAGAACAAAAACGCCTGGGTGTGCTTTTGTGTATCAACGGTACCGGCAGTTTATATCGTTGGGCCAAATACAATTTTGGGGCGGGACTAAGCTATACTCAAATGAACAATGAGGCCAAAAAAGCACCACTGGGGAGCGATGGCTTGCAGATACTGCCTTTTGGTAACGGAGCGGAGCGCATGCTAAACAACAAACAAGTTGGTGCCCATATTCAAAATATCGACCTGAACCTACATACACAGGCGCATATTTTCCGCGCGGTGCAGGAAGGCATCGCCAGCGCGTTCCGTTACGGACTGGATATTATGCGTAGTAACGGCATGAACCCAACGGTGATCCGCGCGGGCAAAAGCAACCTGTTCCTGAGCGAACTGTTTACCGAAACATTTGTTAATGCCACCGGAGTACCTGTTGAACTGTATAATAACGATGGCAGCGTTGGCGCGGCCTTAGGGGCTGGTATCGGCGCAGGCATATATAAATCGCCAGCCGAAGCATTCAACAATGCTAAGCCAATCCAATTGATTGAACCATCAACAAACCAATTTGAACCCGTTTACCAGGAATGGAAGGAACTGTTGGATGAGAGGCTAAAGCTGAAAGGTTAA
- the xylA gene encoding xylose isomerase, which produces MSIVTGEKQFFKEIGQIKYEGTQSDNPLAFRWYDADRVVAGKTMKDHLRFACAYWHSFCGTGADPFGGPTHVFPWDEKADAVERAKDKMDAAFEFITKMNLPYYCFHDVDVVDYGNDVNENDRRLQALVEYAKQKQAASGVKLLWGTSNLFSHKRYMNGASTNPDFHVLAHAGAQVKAAIDATIALGGENYVFWGGREGYMSLLNTDMKREQEHFARFLHTAKDYARKQGFKGTFFIEPKPCEPTKHQYDYDAATVLGFLQKYDLINDFKLNLEVNHATLAGHTFQHELQVAADSGLLGSIDANRGDNQNGWDTDQFPNDINEVTECMLIILEAGGFQGGGINFDAKIRRNSTDPADLFYAHIGGMDIFARALVTADNILQKSAYKKIRKERYASFDTGSGNDFETGKLSLEDLRNYAIANGEPKTISGKQEYLENLINRYI; this is translated from the coding sequence ATGAGCATCGTAACCGGAGAAAAACAGTTTTTTAAAGAAATAGGACAGATCAAATATGAAGGAACGCAGTCGGATAATCCGCTGGCTTTCCGTTGGTATGATGCGGATAGGGTAGTGGCGGGCAAAACCATGAAAGATCATTTGCGTTTTGCCTGCGCGTACTGGCATTCGTTCTGCGGTACCGGTGCCGATCCGTTTGGCGGGCCCACTCACGTATTTCCATGGGATGAAAAAGCCGATGCCGTTGAGCGTGCCAAAGATAAAATGGATGCGGCTTTTGAGTTCATCACCAAAATGAACTTACCATACTATTGTTTCCACGATGTGGATGTGGTTGATTATGGCAACGATGTAAATGAAAATGACAGGCGCTTACAAGCTTTGGTAGAATATGCCAAACAAAAGCAAGCTGCAAGTGGTGTAAAACTGCTTTGGGGTACATCCAATCTGTTTAGCCACAAAAGGTATATGAACGGAGCTTCAACTAATCCCGATTTTCATGTACTGGCACACGCAGGCGCGCAGGTTAAGGCCGCTATTGACGCTACCATTGCTTTGGGCGGCGAGAACTACGTTTTCTGGGGTGGTCGCGAAGGCTATATGAGTCTGCTGAATACCGATATGAAACGCGAGCAGGAACATTTTGCCCGTTTTTTACATACAGCTAAAGATTATGCCCGCAAACAAGGCTTTAAAGGAACTTTCTTTATCGAACCAAAACCTTGCGAGCCAACCAAACATCAGTATGATTATGACGCGGCTACCGTATTGGGCTTTTTGCAGAAATATGATCTGATCAATGACTTTAAACTGAACCTGGAAGTTAACCACGCTACGTTGGCCGGTCATACGTTCCAGCATGAATTGCAGGTAGCTGCCGATTCGGGTTTATTAGGTTCGATAGATGCTAACCGCGGTGATAATCAGAACGGATGGGATACCGACCAGTTCCCGAATGATATCAACGAAGTAACCGAGTGTATGCTGATCATCCTGGAAGCAGGCGGTTTCCAGGGCGGCGGTATCAACTTTGACGCCAAGATCCGTCGTAACTCGACCGATCCGGCCGATCTGTTCTATGCCCACATTGGTGGTATGGACATTTTTGCACGCGCTTTAGTTACTGCTGATAACATTTTGCAAAAATCTGCCTATAAAAAGATCCGCAAAGAAAGATATGCTTCATTTGATACCGGTTCTGGTAACGATTTTGAAACAGGAAAGCTATCTTTAGAGGATTTGCGTAACTATGCTATCGCTAATGGTGAGCCTAAAACCATCAGCGGCAAACAAGAATATTTAGAAAATTTGATAAATCGCTATATATAG
- a CDS encoding sodium/sugar symporter produces MKTLSIGDYAVFLIYFVIVASYGWWVYKRKHNADATSKDYFLAEGSLTWWAIGASLIASNISAEQFIGTSGSAFKMGLAISTYEWMAAITLIIVAVFFIPVYLKNKIFTMPQFLHQRYNGTVAMVMAIFWLLLYIVVNLMSILYLGALAISGISGLDIHLCIWLLAIFAVIITLGGMKVIGYTDVIQVAVLILGGLVATYLALNKLSTFTNTPGIISGFKSMYSEANDHFHMIFKKDNANYMDLPGLTVLIGGMWITNLNYWGCNQYITQRALGANLKTARGGILFAAFLKLLMPVIVVLPGIAAYVLYQKGMFHQEMLSASGVTDPNKAYPSLLNLLPGGLKGLSFAALTAAIVASLAGKANSIATIFTLDIYKKAINPAADDKKLVNLGKWSVVVAMFLGILLSEVIGNALMGEGKQGFQYIQEYTGFVSPGIFAMFILGFFWKKATSNAAMFATVGGFIMSCFFKLLPRFADLSFLSPYGFSKLALQDDKVTQLYEIPFLDRMGFVFVICVVGMYIISKIDGARGVKTNGLEIDASMFKTSRAFTAGALIVTGIVVALYSIFW; encoded by the coding sequence CTGAAAACCCTCTCGATCGGCGATTATGCTGTATTCTTGATCTACTTTGTAATAGTCGCCAGCTATGGCTGGTGGGTATATAAGCGTAAGCACAACGCCGATGCCACTTCAAAAGATTACTTTTTAGCCGAAGGGTCACTGACCTGGTGGGCTATCGGTGCATCGCTGATCGCTTCCAATATATCTGCCGAACAGTTTATCGGAACCAGCGGATCGGCATTCAAGATGGGTTTGGCCATTTCCACTTATGAGTGGATGGCTGCGATCACATTGATCATTGTGGCGGTATTTTTTATCCCGGTATATCTAAAAAACAAGATATTCACCATGCCGCAGTTTCTGCACCAGCGTTATAACGGCACGGTGGCTATGGTAATGGCTATATTTTGGCTGTTGCTGTACATCGTAGTTAACCTGATGTCGATATTGTACCTGGGTGCCTTGGCTATCAGCGGTATATCTGGTCTGGATATCCATTTGTGTATCTGGTTGCTGGCTATATTCGCGGTGATCATTACGCTGGGAGGTATGAAAGTGATTGGCTACACCGATGTTATACAGGTTGCTGTATTGATATTGGGAGGTTTGGTTGCAACTTATCTTGCGCTTAATAAACTAAGTACTTTTACAAATACGCCTGGAATTATAAGCGGCTTTAAATCGATGTATAGCGAGGCGAATGATCATTTCCATATGATCTTTAAAAAGGATAACGCCAACTATATGGATCTGCCGGGTTTAACCGTGTTAATTGGCGGTATGTGGATCACCAACCTTAACTATTGGGGCTGTAACCAGTACATTACGCAAAGGGCATTGGGTGCAAATCTTAAAACTGCCCGTGGCGGTATCTTATTTGCCGCGTTCCTGAAATTGCTGATGCCTGTTATTGTGGTGTTGCCTGGTATTGCAGCTTATGTACTTTATCAAAAAGGTATGTTTCATCAGGAGATGCTGAGCGCATCAGGTGTAACCGATCCTAATAAAGCTTATCCGTCTTTACTGAATCTGTTGCCAGGCGGCTTAAAGGGACTTTCTTTTGCCGCTTTAACGGCAGCAATCGTGGCTTCACTGGCTGGTAAAGCAAACAGTATTGCCACCATATTTACACTAGATATCTACAAAAAAGCCATTAACCCGGCAGCTGATGATAAAAAGTTAGTGAACTTGGGTAAATGGTCGGTAGTGGTAGCGATGTTTTTGGGGATACTTTTATCAGAAGTGATCGGTAACGCTTTAATGGGCGAAGGTAAACAAGGCTTCCAGTACATTCAGGAATATACCGGCTTTGTATCTCCGGGTATATTTGCCATGTTTATTCTGGGTTTCTTCTGGAAAAAAGCTACCTCCAATGCAGCTATGTTCGCTACAGTAGGTGGGTTTATCATGTCGTGCTTCTTTAAGCTGTTACCACGTTTTGCTGATCTGAGCTTCCTGTCGCCTTATGGCTTCTCAAAACTGGCGCTGCAGGACGATAAGGTTACCCAACTTTATGAAATACCATTCCTTGACCGTATGGGTTTTGTATTTGTGATTTGCGTTGTAGGTATGTATATTATTTCTAAAATTGATGGCGCCCGTGGTGTTAAAACCAATGGTCTGGAAATTGATGCATCTATGTTTAAAACATCCCGTGCCTTTACAGCCGGTGCACTGATAGTTACCGGAATTGTAGTGGCGCTTTACTCTATCTTCTGGTAG
- the uxuA gene encoding mannonate dehydratase: protein MVNNLEQTFRWFGPSDPVTLTAIRQTGATGIVTSLYHIPVGEVWSLDEINQRKKIIEDAGLTWSVVESVNIHESIKTASPDRDKYIANYVSTLKNLSLAGINVVCYNFMPVLDWTRTDLDFLLPNKGTALRYDAKALAAFDLYILEREGAENDFTAEQQQAARIYLDSISAEEKAQLIDNLMAGLPGTNKVLTIPEFKEHLKRYGNTDAAALKANLGYFLKGIIPGAEAAGVKMSIHPDDPPFPILGLPRVVSTEQDLVDVVNFSPSPSNGLTFCSGSLGARPDNDLPGIVERLGEHIHFLHLRNVQREDDGSFYEAEHLNGSTDMYAVMKNIVLEQQKRQQNGRTDVAIPMRPDHGHKLLDDFNYKTYHGYSAIGRLKGLAELRGLEMGVKRSIAP from the coding sequence ATGGTTAATAATTTAGAACAAACATTTCGCTGGTTCGGGCCTTCCGACCCGGTTACGTTAACAGCTATCAGGCAAACTGGTGCTACAGGCATAGTTACATCGCTTTATCATATCCCTGTTGGCGAGGTGTGGAGCTTAGACGAGATCAACCAACGCAAAAAGATCATTGAAGATGCCGGGCTTACGTGGTCGGTAGTGGAGAGTGTAAATATTCACGAGAGTATCAAAACAGCCTCACCAGATAGGGATAAATACATTGCGAATTATGTAAGTACGTTAAAGAACCTGTCGCTGGCAGGCATCAACGTTGTATGTTACAATTTTATGCCGGTGTTGGATTGGACGCGTACCGATCTGGATTTCCTGTTACCCAACAAAGGAACCGCGTTAAGATATGATGCCAAAGCCCTGGCTGCTTTTGACCTGTATATCCTGGAACGTGAAGGTGCCGAAAACGATTTTACTGCTGAGCAACAACAAGCTGCAAGAATATATTTAGACAGCATCAGCGCCGAAGAAAAAGCGCAATTGATAGATAACCTGATGGCTGGCTTGCCTGGTACCAATAAAGTATTAACCATTCCGGAGTTTAAGGAGCATTTAAAACGTTACGGCAATACCGATGCCGCGGCACTGAAAGCCAATTTGGGTTACTTCCTGAAAGGGATCATTCCCGGTGCCGAAGCTGCAGGCGTAAAAATGAGTATCCATCCGGATGATCCGCCGTTCCCGATACTGGGTTTACCACGTGTGGTATCTACAGAACAGGACCTGGTTGATGTGGTTAATTTTAGTCCGTCGCCAAGTAATGGCTTAACTTTTTGCAGCGGTTCCTTAGGTGCCAGACCTGATAACGACTTGCCAGGTATAGTGGAAAGATTAGGGGAGCATATCCACTTTTTGCATTTACGCAATGTACAACGTGAGGACGACGGCAGCTTTTATGAGGCTGAGCATTTGAACGGAAGTACGGATATGTACGCCGTGATGAAGAACATTGTTTTGGAGCAGCAAAAACGCCAGCAAAATGGTCGCACAGATGTGGCCATACCTATGCGCCCCGATCATGGTCATAAATTGCTGGACGATTTTAATTATAAAACCTATCACGGCTATTCGGCCATTGGCAGGTTAAAAGGGTTGGCCGAGCTGAGAGGATTGGAAATGGGAGTAAAACGCTCGATAGCCCCCTAA
- the uxaC gene encoding glucuronate isomerase gives MKSFLDQDFLLNTKTAQRLYHEYASQLPIIDYHCHLPPDQIALDINFNNLTHAWLYGDHYKWRAMRANGVNEAYITGNKSDQEKFAKWAETVPYTLRNPLYHWTHLELQRYFGIHELLSPATAQQIYEECNAKLKTPEFSIRNILKGKNVEVVCTTDDPLDNLAFHQQIKKDGFEIKVLPAFRPDKAMNADDLQALNQYIDQLQTISNIDISSYSDYLKALKSRHDYFAANGCQLSDHGLSHIYADDYTEAEIIAIFLKIRNKKVLLPLEISKFKSAMLFQFAFWDHEKGWVQQYHLGALRNNNTRGLTNSGPDTGWDSIGDFKQGEALSKFLNKLDADNRLAKTILYNLNPADNELFAAMTGNFNDGSVAGKVQFGSAWWFLDQKDGMTKQLNALSNIGLVSRMVGMLTDSRSFLSFPRHEYFRRLVCNLFAEDIENGELPNDIEWTGKIVQDICYYNAKSYFNFDKQ, from the coding sequence ATGAAGAGTTTTTTAGATCAGGATTTTTTATTAAATACCAAAACGGCGCAGCGCCTGTATCATGAATATGCCAGCCAGCTGCCTATTATTGATTATCACTGCCATTTGCCGCCCGATCAGATAGCCTTGGATATCAATTTTAATAACCTCACGCATGCCTGGCTTTACGGCGACCATTATAAATGGCGCGCTATGCGGGCCAATGGGGTTAATGAAGCTTATATCACCGGTAATAAAAGCGATCAGGAAAAGTTTGCAAAATGGGCCGAAACGGTACCATATACCTTACGTAACCCGCTGTACCATTGGACCCACCTGGAATTGCAGCGTTATTTCGGTATCCATGAACTGCTTTCGCCTGCTACTGCTCAGCAGATATATGAGGAGTGTAACGCTAAACTGAAAACACCCGAATTCAGCATCCGTAATATCCTGAAAGGAAAGAACGTGGAGGTGGTTTGTACTACTGATGATCCGCTGGATAACCTGGCCTTTCATCAGCAGATCAAAAAAGATGGTTTTGAAATAAAAGTGCTGCCGGCCTTCAGGCCCGATAAAGCTATGAATGCCGATGATCTGCAGGCACTTAATCAGTATATCGATCAATTGCAAACCATCAGCAATATTGATATTTCAAGTTATAGTGATTATTTAAAGGCGTTAAAAAGCCGTCATGACTATTTCGCGGCAAATGGATGTCAATTATCAGATCATGGTTTGTCGCATATTTACGCAGATGATTATACAGAAGCCGAAATAATCGCCATCTTTTTAAAGATCAGGAACAAAAAAGTATTGTTGCCTTTGGAAATATCCAAGTTCAAATCGGCCATGCTCTTCCAGTTTGCCTTTTGGGATCATGAAAAAGGCTGGGTACAGCAATATCACCTGGGAGCTTTGCGCAACAATAATACACGCGGACTAACCAATTCAGGCCCCGATACTGGCTGGGATTCTATCGGCGATTTTAAACAGGGTGAAGCACTATCAAAATTCTTAAATAAGCTTGATGCTGATAACAGATTGGCCAAAACCATATTGTATAATTTAAATCCAGCTGATAATGAATTATTTGCCGCTATGACGGGTAACTTTAATGACGGCTCTGTTGCCGGTAAGGTACAGTTTGGCTCGGCATGGTGGTTCCTGGATCAAAAGGATGGGATGACCAAACAATTGAATGCACTGTCAAATATCGGTCTGGTAAGCAGGATGGTAGGTATGCTTACTGATTCACGCAGCTTTTTATCCTTCCCAAGGCATGAGTATTTTCGTCGGCTGGTTTGTAATCTGTTTGCAGAAGATATCGAGAACGGCGAACTACCAAATGATATAGAATGGACTGGCAAAATTGTACAGGACATTTGCTATTATAACGCTAAAAGTTACTTTAATTTCGATAAGCAGTAA
- a CDS encoding sugar kinase codes for MSNLFENGSSAGSILSFGELLLRICPDAAGEWLHENQLPFFVGGAELNVASALALWGLPSAYFTALPDNALSTQILDYLQDKNVDTAPVYMGGDRIGLYYLTRGKDIKNNALIYDRANSAFAGLKSGQVDWDKVLNGVSWFHFSAICPAISQDVADVCAEVLEAASARNITISVDLNYRARLWQYGKQPIDVMPQLVKHADLIMGNIWAAERMLGIPVEPNVTESGQKSIYLKEAQESSQAIMAQFPKCKAVANTFRFDAGEGINYYTALYDGDRLHSSKQYDTDKVVDKVGSGDCFMAGLIYGFYSKLSPLETLEFATSAAYQKLFIEGDVTNKTVQQITNAIKL; via the coding sequence ATGAGCAATCTTTTTGAAAACGGATCATCAGCAGGTAGCATACTTTCGTTCGGCGAGTTACTGCTACGGATATGTCCCGATGCGGCTGGCGAGTGGTTACATGAAAACCAGCTGCCATTCTTTGTAGGGGGGGCTGAATTGAATGTGGCCTCTGCTTTAGCCCTGTGGGGATTGCCATCGGCTTATTTTACAGCTTTACCTGATAATGCTTTATCCACACAGATACTGGATTATCTGCAGGATAAAAACGTTGATACTGCACCGGTTTATATGGGCGGTGACAGAATCGGTTTGTATTATTTAACCCGGGGAAAAGACATTAAGAATAACGCGCTGATATATGATCGTGCTAATTCGGCTTTTGCGGGTTTAAAATCTGGGCAGGTGGATTGGGATAAGGTGTTGAATGGCGTAAGCTGGTTTCATTTCAGCGCTATCTGCCCGGCTATAAGTCAGGATGTGGCCGATGTTTGCGCCGAGGTGCTGGAAGCGGCATCAGCTAGAAACATCACCATATCGGTTGATCTTAACTACAGGGCACGTCTTTGGCAATATGGTAAACAACCTATTGATGTAATGCCCCAGCTGGTAAAACATGCCGATCTGATCATGGGCAACATCTGGGCTGCCGAACGGATGCTGGGTATCCCGGTTGAACCCAATGTAACCGAATCTGGTCAAAAAAGCATTTACCTCAAAGAAGCTCAGGAATCATCACAAGCTATCATGGCACAATTTCCAAAATGTAAGGCGGTTGCCAACACTTTTCGTTTTGATGCCGGCGAAGGTATCAACTACTACACCGCATTATATGATGGCGATAGGCTGCACAGCTCAAAACAATACGATACCGATAAGGTGGTAGATAAAGTAGGTAGTGGCGATTGTTTCATGGCTGGCCTTATTTATGGATTTTACAGCAAGCTGAGCCCTTTAGAAACACTGGAGTTTGCGACATCTGCCGCTTATCAGAAATTATTTATCGAAGGTGATGTAACCAATAAAACGGTTCAACAAATAACAAACGCTATCAAATTATGA
- a CDS encoding bifunctional 4-hydroxy-2-oxoglutarate aldolase/2-dehydro-3-deoxy-phosphogluconate aldolase — MSKKDIVLKAILNQGSLPLFFYEDAQVSLEITRTLYRAGIRVFEYTNRGAAALANFIVLKKAQQEEMPDLQLGIGTIKTAIEANAFITAGADFIVAPVINPEVGAIAKQHDLLWIPGCMTPTEINTAQQHGAALIKLFPANILGPEFMSSIKDLFAGQLFMPTGGVDLNIDSISTWFKVGVCAVGMGSKLISKKVLDDRLYEQLYTDTIKLGELVQASK; from the coding sequence ATGAGCAAAAAAGATATAGTACTAAAGGCCATATTAAACCAGGGATCGTTACCGCTGTTCTTTTATGAAGACGCTCAGGTAAGCCTGGAGATAACCCGAACCTTGTACAGGGCCGGTATCCGGGTATTTGAATATACCAACCGTGGTGCCGCAGCGCTGGCCAATTTTATTGTGCTGAAAAAGGCGCAGCAGGAAGAAATGCCCGATTTGCAATTAGGCATCGGCACCATAAAAACAGCTATCGAAGCCAACGCTTTTATTACCGCTGGGGCCGATTTTATTGTAGCGCCCGTAATAAACCCCGAAGTAGGGGCCATAGCCAAACAACACGATCTGTTATGGATACCCGGTTGTATGACGCCAACCGAAATTAATACCGCGCAACAACATGGCGCGGCATTGATTAAATTATTCCCGGCTAACATATTAGGGCCCGAATTTATGTCGTCTATCAAAGATCTGTTTGCAGGTCAGTTATTCATGCCAACAGGTGGGGTTGACTTGAATATCGATAGCATCAGTACCTGGTTCAAAGTCGGGGTTTGCGCGGTGGGCATGGGAAGTAAGCTCATTAGCAAAAAAGTACTGGATGATCGCTTATATGAGCAATTATATACCGATACCATTAAACTGGGTGAACTGGTGCAAGCCAGTAAATAA
- a CDS encoding MFS transporter has protein sequence MKETNVGNYRWVVVTLLFFATTINYLDRQVIGLLKPVLEIQFHWTETDYGYIVMAFSAAYAIGLLLFGGFIDKIGTKLGYTISLIVWSVAAMLHAIVKSTFGFGVVRAALGIGESGNFPAAIKVVAEWFPKKERALATGIFNSGANIGAVVAPVMVPWILGIYGWQMAFIITGAIGFIWLVFWWIFYEIPSKHKKVSPEEFAYIHSDTESAVVKEEESKIKWVQLFGIRQTWTFVIGKFLTDPIWWFFLFWLPSYFSSTFNLDLKKPSLPLILVYTATSIGSIGGGYLSSYFIKKGWPVFKARKTAMFIFALCVLPIISAMYATNIWQAVALISLAAAAHQAWSANIFTTASDMFPKRALSSVVGIGGMAGSVGGILFPFLVGHILEFYKESGHLTTGYNIIFFICGCAYLLAWFIMHLLSPKMKPVDL, from the coding sequence ATGAAAGAAACTAACGTTGGCAACTACAGATGGGTAGTAGTTACCCTGCTATTTTTTGCAACCACTATAAACTATCTTGACCGTCAGGTTATTGGTTTACTAAAACCCGTGTTGGAAATTCAGTTTCACTGGACAGAAACCGACTACGGATATATTGTAATGGCTTTTTCTGCTGCCTATGCTATAGGTTTATTGCTGTTTGGAGGTTTTATTGATAAAATTGGTACTAAATTAGGTTATACCATTTCACTAATAGTATGGAGTGTTGCGGCTATGCTTCATGCCATTGTTAAAAGTACATTTGGCTTTGGGGTGGTACGTGCGGCTTTAGGTATAGGCGAATCGGGCAATTTTCCGGCTGCTATAAAGGTAGTTGCGGAGTGGTTCCCAAAAAAGGAGCGCGCCTTGGCCACAGGTATATTTAATTCCGGAGCTAATATCGGCGCCGTGGTTGCTCCGGTAATGGTTCCGTGGATATTGGGTATTTATGGATGGCAGATGGCCTTTATCATTACAGGAGCTATCGGTTTTATATGGCTCGTATTTTGGTGGATATTTTATGAGATACCTTCAAAACATAAAAAAGTAAGTCCCGAAGAGTTTGCCTATATTCATAGCGATACCGAATCTGCTGTTGTTAAAGAAGAAGAAAGTAAAATAAAATGGGTGCAGCTTTTTGGCATCAGGCAAACCTGGACCTTTGTAATAGGTAAGTTTTTAACAGATCCCATCTGGTGGTTTTTCCTGTTTTGGTTACCATCTTACTTTTCAAGCACATTTAATCTCGACCTGAAAAAACCAAGCTTGCCATTGATATTGGTTTATACCGCAACATCTATAGGTAGTATCGGTGGGGGGTATTTGTCATCTTATTTTATTAAAAAAGGTTGGCCGGTGTTTAAGGCGCGCAAAACAGCCATGTTCATATTTGCCTTATGTGTATTGCCTATCATATCGGCGATGTATGCTACTAATATTTGGCAGGCTGTGGCTTTGATTAGCCTGGCTGCAGCCGCTCATCAGGCCTGGAGCGCTAATATCTTTACAACTGCATCTGATATGTTCCCTAAACGGGCGCTTAGTTCGGTTGTGGGTATAGGCGGGATGGCTGGTTCTGTAGGTGGTATATTGTTCCCTTTTTTGGTAGGGCATATCCTGGAGTTTTATAAAGAATCAGGTCACCTTACCACTGGCTATAATATTATTTTCTTTATATGCGGCTGTGCTTATCTACTGGCATGGTTCATTATGCACCTGCTTTCACCCAAAATGAAACCTGTGGATTTATAG
- a CDS encoding DUF3820 family protein — protein MQNLQPDPKILIDIVQTRMPYGKYKGTIIADIPISYLEWMAGKGFTKDKMGMLLSTTFEIKTNGLSDILLMVKKSLRQAGGNQ, from the coding sequence GTGCAAAATTTACAACCCGACCCGAAAATATTGATTGATATAGTACAAACCCGGATGCCTTATGGTAAGTATAAAGGAACCATCATAGCTGATATCCCTATAAGTTACCTGGAATGGATGGCAGGAAAGGGTTTTACCAAGGATAAAATGGGTATGCTGTTATCAACTACATTCGAGATCAAAACCAATGGATTGAGCGATATTTTGTTGATGGTAAAAAAGTCGCTGAGGCAAGCTGGCGGAAACCAATAG